The following proteins come from a genomic window of Corynebacterium sp. P4-C1:
- the galE gene encoding UDP-glucose 4-epimerase GalE, with protein sequence MSRLVVTGGAGYVGSVCSKVLLEAGHAVTIVDNFSTGNRDAVPEGADLVAGDINDVIDDVLAGGGVDGVLHFAARSLVGESVEKPDEYWRDNVGTTLKLLNSMRDHNVNSLVFSSTAATYGEPERVPITEDMPTAPTNAYGATKLAIDYAITSYATAFGLGATSLRYFNVAGAYGGLGENHATETHLIPLVLQVAQGKRDKILMYGNDWPTADGTCVRDYIHIRDLADAHLLALESNAPGKHRIFNLGSGDGYSVKEVIEACRRVTGHPIPAEVAPRRAGDPATLIASSQRAKDELGWTPTRTDLDQIVADAWEYTQSR encoded by the coding sequence ATGTCACGTCTCGTTGTCACCGGCGGTGCCGGATATGTCGGAAGCGTCTGTTCGAAGGTCCTGCTTGAAGCCGGTCACGCCGTCACCATCGTGGACAATTTCTCCACTGGCAACCGCGATGCCGTGCCAGAGGGCGCCGACCTCGTCGCAGGCGACATCAACGATGTCATCGACGACGTGCTCGCCGGCGGCGGGGTCGACGGTGTCCTCCACTTCGCCGCACGCTCGCTGGTGGGCGAATCCGTAGAGAAGCCCGACGAGTACTGGCGCGACAACGTGGGCACCACGTTGAAGCTGCTCAACTCCATGCGCGACCACAATGTGAACAGCCTGGTGTTTTCCTCCACCGCCGCCACCTACGGCGAGCCGGAGCGGGTGCCCATCACTGAGGACATGCCAACCGCCCCGACGAACGCCTACGGCGCGACCAAACTGGCCATCGATTACGCCATCACGTCGTACGCCACCGCTTTCGGTCTCGGGGCGACGAGCCTGCGCTATTTCAACGTGGCGGGCGCCTACGGCGGTCTCGGCGAGAACCACGCGACGGAGACCCACCTCATTCCCCTGGTCCTCCAGGTGGCGCAGGGCAAGCGCGACAAGATCCTCATGTACGGCAATGACTGGCCCACCGCCGACGGCACATGCGTGCGCGACTACATCCATATCAGGGATCTCGCCGACGCCCACCTGCTCGCCCTGGAGTCCAATGCCCCGGGCAAGCACCGCATTTTCAACCTCGGTTCCGGCGACGGATACTCCGTCAAGGAAGTCATCGAGGCTTGCCGCCGCGTGACTGGGCACCCGATTCCCGCCGAAGTCGCGCCCCGCCGCGCCGGCGACCCGGCCACGCTCATCGCGTCGTCCCAGCGTGCCAAGGACGAACTTGGCTGGACCCCCACCCGCACCGACCTGGACCAGATCGTGGCGGATGCGTGGGAGTACACCCAGTCGCGCTAG
- a CDS encoding PAC2 family protein has protein sequence MTSDDQRQMYELEYPAPAVEDGASSGPTLIVAMQGYADAGHAVEGAAGHLKAALDSRTLATFNNDELIDYRSRRPMVTLSEHEISDVDDIDLDIRVLRDSKGESFLLLSGPEPDLRWEAFSKSVADLADRFNVDKTICLYAAPMGAPHTRPLVVSAHGNDRDLVGKMFTFDGMVSVPGAAAVMIERELHSRGRRVAGYTAHVPHYVASSPYPQAVYQLLQSVSDTSDLQFPLRAIERDMERVAQQLAEQTHGSEEIAQVVAQLEQHYDSEMDSYRKKNPQKMMPGEAQVPSGDEIGEAFENFLAAIDDRDRTLGPGDGMWEDTTGGQIDMPDDDE, from the coding sequence ATGACGTCAGACGATCAGCGGCAGATGTACGAGCTGGAGTACCCGGCTCCCGCCGTGGAAGACGGCGCGTCCTCTGGCCCCACCCTCATCGTGGCGATGCAGGGCTACGCCGATGCCGGGCACGCCGTCGAAGGCGCCGCCGGGCACCTCAAAGCCGCCCTGGATTCGCGCACCCTGGCCACTTTCAACAACGACGAGTTGATCGACTACCGCTCGCGCCGCCCCATGGTGACCTTGAGCGAGCACGAGATCAGCGATGTCGACGACATCGACCTGGACATCCGCGTGCTGCGCGATTCCAAGGGCGAGTCCTTCCTGCTGCTCTCCGGCCCCGAGCCGGACCTGCGCTGGGAGGCGTTCTCGAAATCCGTGGCCGACCTCGCGGACCGCTTCAACGTGGACAAGACGATCTGCCTGTACGCCGCGCCGATGGGTGCACCGCACACGCGTCCGCTCGTCGTGTCCGCGCACGGCAACGACCGTGACCTCGTCGGCAAGATGTTCACCTTCGACGGAATGGTCTCCGTGCCCGGCGCCGCCGCAGTGATGATCGAGCGGGAACTGCACTCCCGCGGCCGCCGCGTCGCCGGCTACACGGCGCACGTTCCGCACTACGTCGCGTCCTCGCCGTACCCGCAGGCTGTCTACCAGCTGCTGCAGTCCGTTTCGGACACCTCCGACCTGCAGTTCCCGCTGCGCGCGATCGAGCGCGACATGGAGCGAGTTGCCCAGCAGCTGGCGGAGCAGACCCACGGTTCGGAAGAAATCGCGCAGGTCGTCGCGCAACTCGAGCAGCACTACGACTCCGAGATGGACTCCTACCGCAAGAAGAACCCACAGAAGATGATGCCGGGCGAGGCCCAGGTGCCCAGCGGCGACGAGATCGGTGAGGCCTTCGAGAATTTCCTCGCCGCGATCGACGACCGCGACCGGACGCTCGGCCCGGGCGACGGGATGTGGGAGGACACCACCGGCGGCCAGATCGACATGCCGGACGACGACGAGTAG
- a CDS encoding metal-dependent transcriptional regulator, with amino-acid sequence MRDLVDTTEMYLRTVYELEEEGITPLRARIAERLDQSGPTVSQTVARMERDGLIVVEPDRSLSLTERGRELATSVMRKHRLAERLLTDVLNLDLSKVHAEACRWEHVMSEEVERQMLNVLEDPTRSPFGNPIPALDELGYTEPLQDDLGVRASDIDLDAPVRAEIVQINEILQLDSEQYSSICRFGINRGAKVTLERSDNGCLGVITDSGSRVDLAPELAHALRVALLDN; translated from the coding sequence GTGAGAGATCTCGTAGATACCACCGAAATGTACTTGCGCACGGTCTACGAGCTTGAAGAAGAAGGCATCACCCCGTTGCGTGCACGCATCGCCGAGCGCCTCGACCAGTCCGGCCCCACCGTCTCGCAGACCGTGGCGCGCATGGAGCGCGACGGGCTCATCGTTGTTGAACCGGACCGCTCCCTCTCTCTCACCGAACGGGGCCGCGAGCTCGCCACGTCCGTGATGCGCAAACACCGCCTCGCAGAACGCTTGCTCACCGATGTTTTGAACCTCGACCTCAGCAAGGTCCACGCCGAAGCCTGCCGCTGGGAACACGTGATGAGCGAGGAGGTCGAGCGCCAGATGCTGAACGTCCTGGAGGACCCGACCCGCTCCCCCTTCGGCAACCCGATTCCGGCTCTCGACGAGCTCGGCTATACCGAGCCGCTCCAAGACGACTTGGGCGTGCGCGCCAGCGACATTGACTTAGACGCGCCGGTGCGAGCCGAGATCGTGCAAATCAACGAGATTCTTCAGCTCGACTCCGAGCAGTACTCCTCCATTTGCCGCTTCGGTATCAACCGCGGCGCGAAGGTCACCCTGGAACGCTCCGACAACGGCTGCCTGGGCGTCATCACTGACTCCGGCTCGCGCGTCGATCTCGCCCCGGAGCTGGCGCACGCCCTGCGCGTGGCGCTGCTGGACAACTAG
- a CDS encoding hydrogen peroxide-inducible genes activator has product MTNKEYRPTLAQIRTFVTIAEHRHFGTAANQLHISQPSLSQALVTLETGLGIQLIERSTRKVIVTPVGERLLPYAQATLEAAEAFVQHSRGAQGVLTGQITLGIIPTIAPYLLPDLLRLAKERYPEIEPKIVEETTPALMEQLRNGQLDAALIAFPTGTTGLTEIPLYTEDFAIAVEEDHPLAGRDDVTLSELDQLDMLLMDDGHCLRDQIMDLCRTANLDVAGMTDTVTRASSLTTIIQLVAAGYGGTLLPASAVRVECARPHVAIANFSDTVIASRNIGLVHRSSSTRADEFAALGEVINEAFNATVDKRA; this is encoded by the coding sequence ATGACCAACAAGGAGTACCGACCGACGCTGGCACAGATCCGCACGTTCGTCACCATCGCCGAGCACCGCCACTTCGGCACCGCCGCGAACCAGCTGCACATCTCCCAGCCCTCCCTCTCCCAGGCTCTCGTCACCCTGGAGACCGGACTGGGCATCCAGCTCATCGAACGGTCCACGCGCAAGGTCATCGTCACTCCCGTCGGCGAGCGCCTCCTCCCCTACGCCCAAGCCACGCTGGAGGCGGCCGAAGCGTTCGTCCAGCACTCACGCGGCGCACAAGGCGTCCTCACCGGGCAGATCACCCTGGGCATCATCCCCACCATCGCCCCGTATCTGCTCCCTGATCTTCTGCGCCTCGCCAAAGAGCGCTACCCGGAGATCGAGCCGAAGATCGTCGAGGAGACCACTCCAGCGCTCATGGAACAGCTCCGCAACGGGCAGCTCGACGCCGCGCTCATTGCCTTCCCGACCGGCACCACCGGGCTCACCGAAATCCCCCTCTACACCGAGGACTTCGCCATCGCCGTGGAGGAAGACCACCCCCTCGCCGGACGCGACGACGTCACGCTGTCGGAGCTCGATCAGCTCGACATGCTCCTCATGGACGACGGCCACTGCCTCCGCGACCAGATCATGGACCTGTGCCGCACCGCCAACCTCGACGTGGCAGGCATGACCGACACCGTCACCCGGGCATCGTCGCTGACCACCATCATCCAGCTCGTCGCCGCCGGCTACGGCGGGACCCTGCTGCCGGCCTCCGCCGTCCGCGTCGAATGCGCCCGCCCGCACGTGGCCATCGCCAACTTCAGCGACACGGTGATCGCCTCCCGCAACATCGGCCTCGTCCACCGCTCCTCCTCCACCCGCGCCGACGAATTCGCCGCACTCGGGGAGGTAATCAATGAGGCGTTCAACGCGACCGTCGACAAGCGCGCGTAA
- a CDS encoding sigma-70 family RNA polymerase sigma factor translates to MTQPNVDHVDDNEERVDRGSRRNQTNDNPSADLVRVYLNGIGKTALLNAEEEVELAQQIEVGLYSQHLLDDPDVELTRAKKRDLKILAKEGRKARSHLLEANLRLVVSLAKRYTGRGMPLLDLIQEGNLGLIRAMEKFDYTKGFKFSTYATWWIRQAITRGMADQSRTIRLPVHLVEQVNKLSRIRREMYQSLGREPTNEELADESGIEESKIEMLLRQSRDPVSLDMPVGADEEAPLGDFIEDAEAADAEDAVVSALRHDDINDIIGGLEQREQDVIRLRYGLDDGVPRTLDQIGRKFGLSRERVRQIEREVMSKLRVGDRADRLRDYA, encoded by the coding sequence ATGACTCAGCCCAATGTGGATCATGTCGATGACAACGAAGAAAGAGTCGACCGCGGGAGCCGGCGAAATCAGACGAACGACAACCCGTCCGCCGACCTTGTGCGCGTCTACCTGAACGGCATCGGCAAGACCGCATTGCTCAACGCTGAAGAGGAAGTCGAACTCGCCCAGCAGATCGAGGTCGGCCTGTACTCCCAGCACCTCCTCGACGACCCGGACGTGGAGCTCACCCGCGCGAAGAAGCGCGACCTGAAGATCCTAGCCAAGGAAGGCCGGAAAGCGCGCTCCCACCTGCTGGAAGCGAACCTCCGCCTCGTCGTTTCCCTGGCCAAGCGCTACACCGGCCGCGGCATGCCCCTGCTGGACCTGATCCAGGAGGGCAACCTCGGTCTCATCCGCGCGATGGAGAAATTCGACTACACCAAGGGCTTCAAGTTCTCCACCTACGCCACCTGGTGGATCCGCCAAGCCATCACCCGCGGCATGGCGGACCAGTCCCGCACCATCCGCCTCCCCGTCCACCTCGTGGAGCAGGTGAACAAGCTCTCCCGTATCCGCCGCGAGATGTACCAGTCCCTCGGCCGTGAACCCACGAACGAGGAGCTGGCGGACGAGTCCGGCATTGAAGAGTCCAAGATCGAAATGCTGCTGCGCCAGTCCCGCGACCCGGTGAGCCTGGACATGCCCGTCGGCGCCGACGAGGAAGCCCCGCTGGGGGACTTCATCGAGGACGCTGAGGCGGCGGACGCCGAAGACGCTGTGGTCTCCGCACTGCGCCACGACGACATCAACGACATCATCGGCGGCCTAGAGCAGCGCGAGCAAGATGTCATCCGCCTGCGCTACGGGCTTGACGACGGTGTGCCGCGCACCCTCGACCAGATCGGCCGCAAATTCGGCCTGTCCCGCGAGCGCGTCCGCCAGATCGAGCGCGAAGTGATGAGCAAGCTGCGCGTCGGCGACCGCGCCGACCGGCTGCGCGACTACGCATAA
- a CDS encoding RNA helicase, with amino-acid sequence MTSNAQAPTLADYLTDLEDVPDTLFDDAVWDSFTSWTSSRGISLYPAQEEASLALLAGDNVILATPTGSGKSMVANAAHFIAMSRGQRSFYTAPIKALVSEKFFSLCEIFGPENVGMMTGDATVNGDAPIIAATAEIVANIALREGAKSDIRQVVMDEFHYYSEPDRGWAWQVPLLELPKAQFLLMSATLGDTKWLEDDLTRRTGRETTYVGGSERPVPLDFHYVFTPVHETIEELLDAGKAPIYVVHFSQREATERAQALTSISMITPEEKEAIREAIGDFRFTTTFGKTLSKLLRRGIGIHHAGMLPKYRRLVERLAQAGHLKVICGTDTLGVGINVPIRTVLMTGLAKFDGIRQRIVKSREFHQIAGRAGRAGYDTKGTVVVEAPEHEIENVKLRRKAGDDPKKLKKIRKKAPRDGEISWSENTFNRLTEAEPEELTSQFTVSNSMLLNVVARPGDGYEHMKHLLRDNHDSRAKQNRDILTAVDLFRGLIAADVVERTPDSPAFRPYTLTAELDRDFALNQPLSPFALAFLTLLDPESETYDLDVISAFEAILDDPRQLLQAQQSKERGEEIAALKADGVDYTERMALIEDVTYPQPLKEELEDAYETFVQGNPWAAEFELSPKSVVRDMIEHAMTFSDVIATYGLARSEGVVLRYLTDAWRTLSHSIPDAYMTERLDDIIVWLGELIRQVDSSLIDEWAHMADENTPISRDDLERELAFGVEDPTALTANRRAFTIMVRNYFFRLVELFAFEKEKELAGMLDYMDLADQPDWPALMDDYFDEYDDVDLDADARGPGYFVLQNTDTRRWTVTQILKDPDGDNAYQLHGAVDLDASDEAGEVRLSALEMRH; translated from the coding sequence GTGACTTCCAACGCCCAAGCACCGACGCTCGCCGACTACCTCACCGACCTCGAGGACGTGCCGGACACGCTTTTCGACGACGCAGTCTGGGACTCCTTCACCTCCTGGACCTCCTCGCGCGGGATCTCCCTGTACCCGGCGCAGGAGGAGGCGTCGCTGGCGTTGCTGGCCGGCGACAACGTCATCTTGGCCACTCCGACCGGCTCCGGTAAGTCGATGGTGGCCAACGCCGCGCATTTCATCGCCATGTCGCGGGGACAGCGGTCCTTCTACACCGCGCCGATCAAAGCGCTGGTGAGCGAGAAATTCTTCTCCCTGTGCGAGATTTTCGGGCCGGAAAATGTGGGCATGATGACCGGGGACGCGACCGTCAACGGCGACGCCCCCATCATCGCCGCGACGGCCGAGATCGTCGCCAACATCGCCTTGCGTGAGGGAGCCAAGTCCGATATCCGCCAAGTCGTGATGGACGAATTCCACTACTACTCCGAGCCCGACCGCGGCTGGGCGTGGCAGGTGCCCCTGCTGGAGCTGCCCAAAGCACAATTCCTGCTCATGTCGGCGACGCTCGGCGACACAAAGTGGCTCGAGGACGACCTCACCCGCCGCACCGGTCGCGAGACCACCTACGTCGGCGGCTCCGAACGCCCGGTTCCGCTGGATTTCCACTACGTGTTCACGCCCGTCCACGAGACGATCGAGGAGCTTCTCGACGCGGGCAAGGCCCCCATCTACGTCGTGCATTTCTCCCAGCGCGAGGCGACTGAGCGCGCGCAGGCGCTGACATCGATATCGATGATCACGCCCGAAGAAAAAGAAGCCATCCGGGAGGCCATTGGCGATTTCCGCTTCACCACCACCTTCGGCAAGACCCTGTCGAAGCTGCTGCGCCGTGGCATCGGCATCCACCATGCCGGAATGCTGCCGAAGTACCGGCGCCTGGTGGAGCGTCTCGCGCAGGCGGGTCATTTGAAGGTCATCTGCGGCACGGACACGCTCGGCGTGGGCATCAACGTGCCGATCCGCACCGTGCTCATGACCGGACTGGCGAAATTCGACGGGATTAGGCAGCGTATCGTAAAGTCCCGCGAATTCCACCAGATCGCCGGACGCGCGGGCCGCGCTGGATACGACACCAAAGGCACGGTGGTTGTTGAGGCGCCGGAGCACGAGATCGAGAACGTCAAGCTCCGCCGCAAGGCGGGCGACGACCCCAAGAAGCTGAAGAAGATCCGCAAAAAGGCCCCCCGCGACGGCGAAATCTCGTGGTCGGAAAACACTTTCAACCGTCTTACCGAAGCCGAACCTGAGGAGCTGACCAGCCAGTTCACCGTGTCGAATTCGATGCTGCTCAACGTCGTCGCCCGCCCCGGAGACGGCTACGAGCACATGAAGCACCTCCTGCGCGACAACCACGACAGCCGCGCCAAGCAGAACCGCGACATCCTCACCGCCGTCGACCTCTTCCGCGGCCTCATCGCCGCTGATGTCGTCGAACGCACCCCGGATTCCCCCGCGTTCCGCCCGTACACGCTCACCGCTGAACTCGACCGCGATTTCGCGCTCAACCAGCCGCTGTCACCGTTCGCGCTCGCTTTCCTGACATTGCTCGATCCAGAAAGCGAGACCTACGACCTCGACGTCATCTCCGCATTCGAGGCGATTCTCGACGACCCACGCCAGCTCCTCCAGGCACAACAGAGCAAGGAACGCGGCGAAGAGATCGCGGCGCTCAAGGCCGACGGCGTCGACTACACCGAACGCATGGCGCTCATCGAGGATGTCACCTACCCGCAGCCCCTCAAGGAAGAACTGGAGGACGCGTACGAGACCTTCGTCCAGGGCAACCCGTGGGCGGCGGAATTCGAGCTCTCCCCCAAATCGGTGGTCCGCGACATGATCGAGCACGCGATGACATTCTCCGACGTCATCGCCACTTACGGCCTCGCACGCAGCGAAGGCGTCGTCCTGCGCTACCTCACCGACGCGTGGCGGACCTTGTCGCATTCGATCCCCGACGCGTACATGACCGAGCGGCTCGACGACATCATCGTGTGGCTCGGCGAGCTCATCCGCCAGGTCGATTCATCGCTTATCGACGAGTGGGCGCACATGGCCGACGAGAACACCCCGATCAGCCGCGACGACCTGGAACGCGAACTGGCCTTCGGTGTGGAAGACCCCACCGCTCTCACCGCCAACCGCCGCGCCTTCACCATCATGGTCCGCAACTATTTCTTCCGCCTCGTGGAGCTCTTCGCCTTCGAGAAGGAGAAGGAGCTCGCCGGGATGCTCGACTACATGGACCTTGCCGACCAGCCCGACTGGCCGGCACTCATGGACGACTACTTCGACGAATACGACGATGTCGACCTGGACGCCGATGCGCGCGGCCCCGGGTATTTCGTCCTGCAGAACACCGATACCCGCCGCTGGACAGTCACCCAGATTCTCAAGGACCCCGACGGCGACAACGCTTACCAACTGCACGGCGCTGTCGACCTCGACGCTTCCGACGAAGCTGGCGAAGTCCGCCTGAGCGCTCTCGAAATGCGCCATTAA
- a CDS encoding DUF4192 domain-containing protein, with product MTHSHSHSRKQQPSFDPWTDDSVSVDDPSTIIATIPGTLGYYPQESIIVIGLVPDLESGGELVLGPVLRADLQHAGELADFLETAPVARCVAFLGIMVTRRPQSSAATAAAAELEDLVRPCGAPLVDVLWHVSEIAQGTPYEMVFGPDPEDMDRQWPELRWGRGTVASVVSSPTMRAWHDNGILPALDRSDTFEYFQPDDSLAGAVIAGEAVDVAALTREAARHADELRARIDHGQPGPGAVVRAAMKALQDAPAQPIIGLDERVGVDRVFHDAEGLRAMATVLSRSMLRDCVIGTAVRHPEEAATALLAVARAFDGVIRANALSLWGIVAISRGLSSWASAALAIAQEEMPEHSMSAICLEILAAGQQQHLVTTILQGCELACAHIIEGEDYGGEAVSA from the coding sequence ATGACACATTCACATTCACATTCACGCAAGCAGCAACCATCCTTCGACCCGTGGACCGACGATTCCGTGTCGGTCGACGACCCCTCGACAATCATCGCCACCATTCCCGGCACACTCGGCTATTACCCGCAGGAATCCATCATCGTTATCGGGCTGGTGCCCGACCTTGAAAGCGGCGGCGAGCTCGTTCTGGGACCGGTTCTCCGCGCGGACCTGCAGCATGCAGGCGAGCTGGCAGACTTCCTGGAGACCGCTCCGGTGGCGCGGTGCGTCGCCTTCCTCGGCATCATGGTGACCCGCCGGCCGCAGTCGTCGGCCGCGACAGCTGCCGCGGCTGAACTGGAGGACCTAGTCCGCCCGTGCGGGGCGCCACTGGTCGATGTGCTGTGGCACGTCTCCGAGATCGCCCAAGGCACTCCGTACGAGATGGTCTTCGGACCCGACCCGGAAGATATGGACCGTCAGTGGCCGGAGTTGCGCTGGGGCCGCGGAACAGTGGCGTCGGTGGTCTCGTCGCCGACGATGCGCGCCTGGCATGACAACGGCATCCTGCCGGCACTCGACCGCAGCGACACCTTCGAATACTTCCAGCCCGACGATTCGCTGGCCGGTGCCGTTATCGCCGGGGAGGCTGTGGACGTCGCGGCGTTGACGCGTGAAGCCGCCCGGCACGCCGACGAACTGCGTGCCCGCATCGACCACGGTCAGCCCGGGCCCGGTGCGGTTGTGCGCGCGGCGATGAAGGCGCTGCAGGACGCGCCCGCCCAGCCGATCATCGGGCTCGATGAGCGCGTGGGCGTCGACCGTGTCTTCCACGACGCGGAGGGCCTGCGCGCCATGGCCACGGTGCTGTCCCGGTCGATGCTGCGCGACTGCGTCATCGGCACCGCCGTGCGGCACCCCGAGGAGGCGGCGACGGCGCTGCTCGCGGTGGCCCGCGCGTTCGACGGCGTGATCCGCGCCAACGCGTTGAGCCTGTGGGGCATCGTGGCGATCAGCCGCGGGCTGTCGTCGTGGGCATCTGCCGCGCTAGCGATCGCGCAGGAGGAGATGCCGGAGCACTCGATGTCCGCCATTTGCTTGGAGATCCTCGCCGCGGGGCAGCAACAGCACCTGGTCACCACGATTCTGCAGGGCTGCGAACTCGCCTGCGCCCACATCATCGAGGGCGAGGACTACGGCGGGGAAGCCGTCAGCGCTTAA